From a region of the Podospora pseudopauciseta strain CBS 411.78 chromosome 7 map unlocalized CBS411.78m_7, whole genome shotgun sequence genome:
- a CDS encoding uncharacterized protein (EggNog:ENOG503PAPU): MAAFGSFSGYEDIIDNVPDVGQFDPAPSHGSTPTPGNLPTVTRAGIDFLGLGKLFEKLFGGTTPVNPDDPTPPARHPVQVRDIFKMSQVNTGFDFSTHPCVKMTVAYLQKTLDFRWKNGNMRTLVFPDYKPGLAPSELITDGLDKDKFAAGATALFIKAFYNNVRDRQGTIDIDKANTAVSEFNNHINNQATALMIQFYRTFFGITEPSEDLASRYRKLLVSAAYRNLKQGQAGQGTWRDADLEIFCHFAKLAACGASDNTIRDVYNELTTTAPQLSGSTFGSIHPDTWRQYRGWLSSGFLDWGDLGATHLDDYDLLVIPGMGRFPISQTIRYYLVDEFAKNKGYYKPPQSSSCFSSNVKVVMAGPAGEKLKKICNVEPGDVVLSPDATDSGGPPGTRRVAFVSAPRRGTRPLYSLHDYPGLQFTATHPILLPSASTGEMSLQFVDKDRASSLNPTWQSLSKENIIPDLLQAHQADSEDEVVYDLVFEPTATSEGQTNSNNLPLATYVVEAENGRRLTVASEAPALEWFGPELMFISSAVRQILEGSGDIDAVVELLGTNRVYTRLVLGEAAEKITFSDNIGGGHCDESTAGAWLLEACAKSQAVQDLVERMIQYLGRTLSHEVRTGWARCLPVGKEFTVSSNNGEESQEALFINVFRLLDSDKACLSRPPAIGPRHQLKIWRDDVLMFDDLVSGEVQGQSTLQLYCPVNIGEEGDLSGDCQTITIQLEDGTSGSVWRGGGPVRKGLHTIIGLGSLSSGICGSAQHAVAEVELRSGVNNIAAPARGEGQAGGGGPKLMNLASLSHKTAWEESTMGAYAGCLGARFGDAIAELTRFHCGENGKTG, encoded by the coding sequence ATGGCGGCTTTCGGCTCCTTCAGCGGCTATGAAGACATCATTGACAACGTGCCAGACGTCGGCCAGTTTGATCCTGCTCCATCTCATGGCTCAACACCAACTCCCGGGAACTTACCCACCGTGACCAGGGCGGGCATCGATTTCCTCGGCCTTGGGAAGCTTTTCGAGAAGCTTTTTGGAGGCACGACGCCAGTGAATCCAGATGATCCAACACCGCCGGCACGTCATCCCGTGCAAGTCAGGGACATCTTCAAAATGTCCCAGGTCAACACTGGCTTCGACTTCTCAACACATCCGTGCGTCAAAATGACGGTGGCGTACCTTCAAAAGACGCTCGACTTCCGCTGGAAAAACGGGAACATGCGGACCCTCGTCTTCCCAGACTACAAACCCGGCCTCGCTCCATCAGAGCTCATAACAGACGGGTTGGACAAGGACAAGTTCGCCGCCGGCGCCACGGCCTTGTTCATTAAGGCCTTTTACAACAATGTCCGGGATAGGCAGGGAACCATCGACATTGACAAGGCCAACACGGCCGTTTCGGAATTCAACAACCATATCAACAACCAGGCAACAGCCCTCATGATCCAGTTCTACCGCACCTTCTTCGGCATCACTGAGCCCTCGGAAGATCTCGCGTCCAGGTACCGAAAGCTGCTCGTCTCAGCCGCCTACCGCAACCTGAAGCAAGGACAGGCGGGACAAGGCACATGGCGCGATGCCGACCTCGAGATATTCTGCCACTTTGCCAAGTTGGCTGCGTGTGGCGCCTCGGATAATACCATCCGGGATGTATACAACGAACTGACCACGACAGCCCCTCAGCTTAGCGGCAGCACGTTTGGTAGCATCCACCCCGATACCTGGCGGCAGTACCGCGGCTGGCTCAGCTCAGGCTTTCTTGATTGGGGTGACCTAGGCGCCACGCATCTTGATGATTATGACCTCCTGGTTATTCCCGGTATGGGACGTTTCCCGATTTCACAGACGATCAGGTACTATCTTGTGGACGAGTTCGCAAAAAACAAGGGGTATTACAAGCCGCCGCAGTCATCCTCTTGCTTCTCTAGTAATGTGAAGGTCGTCATGGCCGGGCCTGCCggggagaagctgaagaagatATGCAATGTCGAGCCTGGCGATGTAGTCCTATCTCCAGATGCTACAGACAGCGGAGGCCCTCCAGGAACCAGACGTGTGGCGTTTGTCAGCGCCCCCCGACGCGGTACGAGACCGCTCTACTCACTCCACGACTACCCGGGCTTACAGTTCACGGCCACGCACCCCATCCTTTTGCCCTCGGCCTCAACAGGCGAGATGTCTCTCCAGTTTGTGGACAAAGACCGCGCTAGCTCGCTGAATCCCACTTGGCAATCACTCTCCAAGGAGAACATCATTCCAGACTTGCTCCAGGCCCATCAGGCAGACAGTGAAGATGAGGTCGTTTACGATCTGGTTTTTGAGCCAACCGCCACAAGCGAGGGCCAgaccaacagcaacaacctaCCACTAGCCACCTACGTGGTAGAAGCTGAGAACGGGCGCCGACTGACCGTGGCATCGGAAGCACCCGCGCTGGAGTGGTTCGGGCCCGAGCTCATGTTCATCAGTTCTGCGGTGCGGCAAATCTTGGAGGGTAGCGGTGATATCGACGCTGTCGTCGAACTGCTGGGTACCAACCGAGTTTACACACGGCTTGTGCTCGGTGAGGCCGCTGAGAAGATCACGTTCTCTGACAATATCGGTGGCGGTCACTGCGACGAGTCCACGGCGGGAGCATGGCTCTTGGAAGCCTGCGCCAAGTCGCAGGCTGTGCAGGATCTGGTGGAAAGGATGATACAATACCTCGGCCGTACTCTCAGCCACGAGGTCAGGACTGGGTGGGCTCGCTGTCTTCCCGTTGGCAAGGAATTTACCGTTAGCAGCAACAATGGCGAGGAAAGTCAAGAGGCCTTGTTCATCAATGTTTTCCGCTTGCTAGACAGCGATAAAGCATGCCTCAGCCGCCCGCCTGCCATTGGGCCTCGTCACCAGCTCAAAATCTGGAGAGATGACGTGTTGATGTTTGATGACCTCGTCAGTGGTGAAGTCCAAGGTCAGAGCACTTTACAGCTGTACTGCCCTGTCAATataggagaagaaggggatcTGAGTGGTGACTGTCAAACCATCACCATTCAGCTCGAGGACGGAACGTCAGGCAGCGTTTGGCGGGGCGGTGGTCCGGTCCGGAAGGGGCTTCACACTATCATCGGACTTGGCAGTCTTTCTAGTGGCATATGTGGGAGTGCCCAGCATGCTGTGGCAGAGGTGGAGTTGCGCAGCGGTGTCAATAATATCGCTGCTCCAGCTCGGGGTGAGGGCCAAGCTGGAGGTGGCGGTCCAAAGTTGATGAACTTGGCTTCTTTGTCGCACAAGACTGCCTGGGAGGAGAGCACCATGGGCGCGTACGCTGGCTGTTTGGGTGCTAGGTTTGGAGATGCCATTGCTGAGCTTACGAGGTTCCACTGTGGTGAAAATGGGAAAACAGGTTAG
- a CDS encoding uncharacterized protein (COG:I; EggNog:ENOG503PAWI), with protein sequence MRLGFLGLGTMGTPMALNLSHHFPLTVWNRSPSKYPPLLQPGSTAKPAATPLQLIHQSDLIFLMLFNEQAILSILTPDLIPHFRNKTLVNTSSVSVPFSQHLNTSITTAGGTFIEMPVSGSKIPAQQGRLVGMLAANNPSLADSIRPYIQPMTSAAIYCGPVGSGLKMKYAVNTFLITVTVGLAEAANLASAQGLDLDAFGQVLEAGPMASAYSKLKVDKILREDWSAQATIKDCYNSTQLITAAAEGAGAETLLTQLCGSLYKRAIESGLADEDMISVVKCLPKRGDEECCDKKGGFQG encoded by the coding sequence ATGCGCCTCGGCTTCCTAGGTCTAGGCACAATGGGCACCCCCATGGCCCTCAACCTATCCCACCACTTCCCCCTCACAGTCTGGAACCgctccccctcaaaatacccccccctcctccaacccggCAGCACTGCCAAACCAGCcgcaacccccctccaactAATCCACCAATCCGACCTCATCTTCCTAATGCTCTTCAACGAACAagccatcctctccatcctcacccccgACCTAATCCCCCACTTCCGCAACAAAACCCTAgtcaacacctcctccgtctccgtCCCCTTCAGTCAGCACCTCAACACCTCAATCACAACCGCAGGCGGCACCTTCATCGAGATGCCCGTCAGCGGCAGCAAAATCCCAGCCCAGCAAGGCCGTCTAGTCGGCATGCTAGCTgcaaacaacccctccctcgcaGACAGCATCAGACCTTACATCCAGCCCATGACCAGCGCAGCCATCTACTGCGGCCCCGTCGGCTCCGGCCTCAAGATGAAATACGCCGTCAACAccttcctcatcaccgtGACCGTCGGCTTGGCCGAGGCCGCGAACCTGGCTTCGGCACAGGGGCTGGACCTTGACGCCTTTGGGCAGGTGCTCGAGGCTGGGCCGATGGCCTCTGCTTACTCAAAGCTTAAAGTTGACAAGATTCTCAGAGAGGATTGGTCAGCTCAGGCTACCATAAAGGACTGCTACAACAGCACTCAGCTTATCACGGCCGCTGCGGAAGGTGCAGGCGCCGAGACGCTCTTGACCCAGTTGTGTGGCTCATTATACAAGCGGGCGATTGAGTCTGGGCTTGCTGACGAAGACATGATATCTGTGGTCAAGTGTCTTCCAAAAAGAGGCGATGAAGAGTGTTGTGATAAAAAAGGGGGCTTTCAAGGTTGA
- a CDS encoding uncharacterized protein (EggNog:ENOG503PA1V) — protein MADAMSYLASAHSSSGGACRGPQSRAYRRALHRYAKQINALPSCKFNLLKPQEFFSHLGPDAKAFHKNNPQCFGLPRSYSVRVVQDDNAQAAPAAAQAIEGKTIVIGQHGSDSSGLQLGSVGVKPSDVNWFSSTNSYVFDTVLEQPSAQLFPQLKASRVSGYVSLEGNAPAASIAIGSDVINVELDKKASWYDVEVAANAGAYLDTHKSTLAWDVKSDKWTNASWEEGKFTWGYDIANRGNDLQEDWVAENMFLDNYSDPPTEFNLTMDLYGPDYTCIIGESTDDGAFINTTITNRRLVPPAPAQRSQSAIKSVFPVKWKIQMTPFADSFVGAYEDSEGVIYAVKGSLRLEESADESVVAASMTEDLSVVEGTEKSFSAMSVAEAQSFIMAAAADAPPKAKLAVHQLMTFDPMVQDKEDPSGYRDSVATVAMKDFQNIIIYHMDEDLRTTFISASQVHLEPEVLAVANDDPGNAAWYKTLQVPLITSVLAQGTTEWGKHCNGARAAARLKSIPAESEVYKRHSAKLYRYRYFEKFPAMKEFLSDQRNGGHKEDLKKFADRMKEQFKAKTSGLGVGNPDFEKNLTSALAEIDNLAKWARDKNLYWAMQLLYWVQNSAVKMWYGQYMSGSVSSSVAMRLKQLNTLFGILEDNANNTKPGGKSFMQAFNEEVRLYQMTAIIPQMVDLTGNTKQDIDDLVKECLDQYIKQYQNIDMEAHKEAIEAALLLYQQDELRRKVFKMLFALSRTSSTLGSWGATIELWHRELYNRPWFQNVAKIANSVRVLTVLTSVVVLVQPLLTGEWRSMSPEQKVKWGFALGGLAGMLIIEVAQGTLRLYQFWGDMAAKRWYEKLGTAFGWEGAVNKIENGALRVQKGFGSWFTRTAEQTKDLAARIAAKEEGLLEFSRFEKIFGRNVGEFMGAVLGVVLGIVSIVLILIELDSNKDGLLQAMDWIMFTSSVIQVAGIILGWVAAGLGAAYSGLALVAAWSGPIAIVFAVIGIILFLVWYFTTDHRDPIQKFVEDKARPAGLWVDNPMQASDYIRTVPAVDQNPSLPGLTFKGPMRRAGDIGQEDTSSIDAKYLHLGKTEGAVDLGDALDYTSDTIWSFETDAYGKSLIYTKRIIQEKDRKRAVLWYLSTDGSNNAIVKQRPGADPEWKALLPSLQWEVEVLEPPKVDGKKNVLASKARIRRGNLDLGRTFDRGNKQPGGLVLVDVGKYEEAVKKYRLRDIMYRQGHGPRPELPGPAVPFYVWEVEMEAMGPGNLEYSSPKWVLTNKLKNERNYPKFDYEPSDAMRWSISPPLDANSFELITAAGQDGGIVKQKDGVEPPLMSPTTYTVTCTVTRGGKDLVSCQANFTLEVITEEELAKRGDEGDDEE, from the exons ATGGCAGACGCTATGTCATACCTGGCCAGTGCACACAGCTCTTCTGGTGGTGCCTGCCGGGGCCCGCAGAGCAGGGCCTATCGGAGAGCTTTGCACCGTTACGCCAAGCAAATCAACGCTCTTCCTTCGTGTAAGTTCAATCTTCTCAAACCTCAAGAGTTCTTTTCTCATTTGGGACCAGATGCCAAGGCTTTTCACAAGAACAATCCGCAGTGCTTCGGACTCCCGCGGAGTTACTCGGTGCGTGTCGTCCAGGACGACAATGCCCAGGCCGCTCCAGCCGCTGCCCAAGCTATTGAAGGCAAGACCATTGTGATCGGTCAACATGGTTCTGACAGCAGCGGCCTGCAGCTGGGCAGTGTTGGCGTCAAGCCCTCTGATGTGAACTGGTTCTCTTCGACCAATAGCTATGTCTTTGACACGGTGCTTGAGCAACCGTCAGCCCAGCTTTTTCCTCAACTGAAAGCATCGCGAGTCTCTGGATATGTGAGTCTCGAGGGCAACGCACCTGCAGCCTCAATTGCCATCGGATCGGACGTTATCAATGTCGAGCTTGACAAGAAGGCGAGCTGGTACGATGTCGAGGTGGCAGCCAATGCTGGCGCCTACCTCGACACGCACAAGTCGACGCTGGCTTGGGATGTCAAGTCTGACAAGTGGACTAACGCCAGCTGGGAAGAGGGCAAATTTACCTGGGGTTACGACATCGCCAATAGAGGGAATGACTTGCAGGAGGATTGGGTCGCTGAGAATATGTTTCTTGACAACT ACTCCGATCCCCCAACTGAGTTTAACCTCACCATGGACCTGTACGGCCCGGACTACACATGCATCATCGGAGAGAGCACCGATGATGGTGccttcatcaacaccaccatcacgaaTCGACGTCTTGTGCCCCCTGCCCCAGCCCAACGTAGTCAATCGGCTATCAAGTCTGTCTTTCCAGTCAAGTGGAAAATTCAGATGACCCCCTTCGCCGATAGCTTCGTGGGAGCCTACGAAGACTCTGAAGGCGTGATTTACGCCGTCAAGGGGTCGCTTCGTCTGGAAGAGAGCGCCGATGAATCTGTCGTTGCTGCTAGCATGACTGAGGACCTCAGCGTCGTCGAAGGCACCGAGAAGTCGTTTTCTGCCATGTCCGTCGCAGAGGCACAATCTTTTATtatggctgctgctgctgatgcaCCCCCCAAAGCCAAGCTGGCCGTCCATCAACTTATGACCTTTGACCCCATGGTACAGGACAAGGAGGATCCTTCCGGCTACCGCGACTCTGTGGCAACGGTGGCTATGAAGGACTTTCAGAACATCATCATCTATCACATGGACGAGGATCTGAGGACTACCTTCATCAGCGCTTCTCAAGTACACCTTGAGCCTGAGGTGCTGGCAGTCGCCAATGACGATCCGGGCAATGCAGCGTGGTACAAAACGCTCCAGGTTCCCCTTATCACGTCTGTGCTTGCACAAGGCACTACCGAATGGGGCAAACACTGCAACGGAGCTCGCGCAGCTGCACGGCTCAAGTCGATCCCTGCCGAGAGTGAGGTCTACAAGCGGCACTCGGCCAAGCTCTATCGGTACCGCTATTTCGAGAAGTTTCCCGCCATGAAGGAGTTCCTGTCTGATCAACGCAATGGGGGCCACAAGGAAGACTTGAAGAAGTTTGCCGACAGAATGAAGGAGCAGTTCAAAGCCAAGACATCGGGACTCGGTGTCGGCAATCCTGACTTTGAAAAGAACCTCACAAGCGCCCTTGCTGAGATCGACAACTTGGCCAAATGGGCGCGCGACAAGAACTTGTATTGGGCTATGCAGCTTCTGTACTGGGTCCAAAACTCGGCCGTCAAGATGTGGTACGGCCAGTACATGTCTGGCAGTGTGTCGAGCTCCGTGGCCATGCGGTTGAAGCAGTTGAACACGCTGTTTGGCATTCTTGAGGACAACGCCAACAACACGAAGCCTGGAGGCAAGAGCTTTATGCAGGCCTTCAATGAAGAAGTTAGGCTGTACCAGATGACGGCAATCATCCCGCAGATGGTCGACCTGACCGGCAACACAAAGCAGGACATTGACGACTTGGTAAAGGAGTGTCTGGATCAGTACATCAAGCAGTACCAGAATATTGACATGGAGGCGCACAAGGAGGCCATCGAGGCCGCGCTGCTGCTCTATCAACAGGACGAACTGCGCCGCAAGGTTTTCAAGATGTTGTTTGCGCTTTCCCGCACCAGTAGCACCTTGGGCTCATGGGGTGCCACGATTGAGTTATGGCATCGTGAACTGTACAACAGGCCATGGTTTCAGAATGTTGCCAAAATTGCCAATTCAGTCCGGGTGCTTACCGTCCTCACCAGTGTTGTTGTACTCGTCCAGCCTCTTTTGACTGGCGAATGGAGGAGCATGTCGCCAGAGCAGAAGGTGAAGTGGGGATT TGCCCTCGGCGGTCTGGCTGGTATGCTCATCATCGAAGTTGCCCAAGGCACCTTGCGTTTGTACCAATTCTGGGGCGACATGGCCGCTAAGCGGTGGTATGAGAAGCTTGGTACCGCCTTTGGCTGGGAAGGTGCCGTCAACAAGATTGAGAATGGCGCTTTGCGGGTTCAAAAGGGATTCGGCAGCTGGTTCACTCGTACTGCCGAGCAGACCAAGGACTTGGCTGCTCGAATTgctgccaaggaggaggggttgctcGAGTTCAGCAGATTTGAGAAGATATTTGGCAGGAATGTTGGGGAGTTCATGGGGGCTGTTCTTGG CGTGGTCCTGGGCATTGTCAGTATCGTCTTGATCCTCATCGAACTCGACTCGAACAAGGACGGTTTGCTCCAGGCGATGGACTGGATCATGTTCACTTCATCTGTCATTCAAGTGGCCGGAATTATCCTCGGATGGGTTGCCGCAG GTCTCGGGGCTGCCTATTCAGGTCTCGCTCTCGTTGCCGCATGGTCAGGGCCTATCGCTATCGTCTTTGCTGTCATCGGAATAATCTTGTTTCTTGTCTGGTATTTTACCACCG ACCACCGCGATCCAATCCAGAAGTTTGTAGAAGACAAGGCCCGGCCCGCAGGACTTTGGGTAGACAACCCGATGCAAGCATCCGACTACATTCGTACCGTGCCTGCTGTCGACCAAAACCCATCCCTTCCTGGCCTGACTTTCAAGGGGCCAATGCGGCGGGCCGGCGATATTGGCCAGGAAGACACCAGCTCCATTGACGCCAAGTATCTGCATCTCGGTAAGACCGAGGGCGCCGTCGATCTCGGCGACGCTCTAGACTATACATCCGACACCATCTGGAGCTTTGAGACAGACGCCTATGGCAAGAGCTTGATCTACACCAAGCGCATCATCCAGGAGAAGGACCGCAAGCGAGCAGTGCTGTGGTATTTGTCGACGgacggcagcaacaacgcCATCGTTAAGCAACGCCCCGGCGCCGACCCCGAGTGGAAGGCGTTGCTTCCTTCCTTGCAGTGGGAGGTCGAGGTCCTAGAGCCGCCAAAGGTTGACGGCAAGAAAAACGTGCTGGCAAGCAAGGCGCGTATTCGCCGAGGCAACCTCGATCTGGGGCGCACCTTTGACAGAGGTAACAAGCAGCCCGGCGGACTGGTACTGGTGGATGTTGGAAAGTATGAagaggctgtcaagaagtATCGCCTCAGGGACATAATGTACCGCCAGGGTCACGGACCCCGGCCGGAGCTACCAGGGCCTGCGGTGCCATTTTATGTCTGGGAGGTTGAAATGGAGGCAATGGGCCCTGGAAACTTGGAGTACAGCTCGCCCAAGTGGGTGTTGACCAACAAACTCAAG AATGAACGCAACTACCCGAAATTCGACTATGAGCCGAGTGATGCCATGCGCTGGTCCATCTCGCCCCCGCTCGACGCCAACAGCTTTGAGCTCATCACGGCCGCGGGCCAGGACGGCGGTATCGTGAAGCAAAAGGACGGTGTCGAGCCACCGCTCATGTCGCCAACCACGTACACAGTGACGTGCACAGTGACGCGCGGTGGCAAGGATCTCGTGTCGTGCCAGGCTAACTTTACACTCGAGGTAATTACTGAGGAGGAGCTAGCCAAgaggggtgatgagggggatgacgaggaaTGA